One genomic region from Cetobacterium sp. 8H encodes:
- the guaB gene encoding IMP dehydrogenase: protein MMNGKIVKEAITFDDVLLVPARSEVLPNEVSLKTRLTKDIELNVPVLSAAMDTVTEGDLAIALARQGGIGFIHKNMSIEDQAAEVDRVKRNESGMIKNPVTLTKDSTVWHAEEIMRRYKISGLPVIEKDGSLIGIITNRDLKYRKDMDQLVSDIMTKENLVTAPVGTTLDQAKDILLENRIEKLPIVDEAGKLKGLITIKDIDNLVEYPNACKDSQGRLRVGGAVGIGADTLERVKALVDAGVDIITVDSAHGHSKGVIEKIKEIRAAHPKLNIIGGNIVTAEAAIDLMDAGVNAVKVGVGPGSICTTRVVAGVGVPQLSAVNDVYEVCKNRGIGVIADGGIKLSGDMVKALAAGADCVMLGGLLAGTTEAPGEEMIYEGRRYKVYVGMGSMVAMRRGSKDRYFQNDAQKLVPEGIEGRVSYKGSLKDVVFQLCGGVRAGMGYCGTPTIEDLKINGKFVKITGAGLKESHPHDIIITKEAPNYSK from the coding sequence ATGATGAACGGAAAAATTGTAAAAGAAGCGATAACTTTTGACGATGTTTTATTAGTACCAGCAAGATCAGAAGTTTTACCAAATGAAGTGAGTTTAAAGACAAGACTTACTAAAGATATAGAGTTGAACGTTCCTGTATTAAGTGCCGCTATGGATACTGTAACAGAAGGAGATTTAGCTATTGCCTTAGCAAGACAGGGTGGAATTGGATTTATCCATAAAAATATGTCTATTGAAGATCAAGCTGCAGAAGTTGATAGAGTTAAAAGAAATGAAAGTGGAATGATAAAAAATCCTGTGACTTTAACAAAAGATTCAACAGTATGGCATGCAGAAGAGATTATGAGAAGATATAAAATCTCTGGACTTCCAGTTATAGAAAAAGATGGATCTCTAATTGGAATAATAACAAATAGAGACTTAAAATATAGAAAAGATATGGATCAACTGGTTAGCGACATTATGACTAAAGAAAATTTAGTAACAGCACCTGTTGGTACAACTTTAGATCAAGCTAAAGATATTTTACTTGAGAATAGAATCGAAAAATTACCGATAGTTGATGAAGCTGGAAAGTTAAAAGGATTAATTACAATAAAAGATATAGATAATTTGGTTGAATATCCAAATGCTTGTAAAGATTCACAAGGTAGACTAAGAGTTGGAGGAGCTGTTGGAATAGGTGCGGACACATTAGAAAGAGTAAAAGCTTTAGTTGATGCAGGTGTAGATATAATAACAGTGGATTCAGCACATGGACATTCAAAAGGTGTAATAGAAAAAATAAAAGAGATAAGAGCAGCACATCCGAAGTTAAATATAATCGGAGGAAATATAGTTACAGCAGAAGCAGCAATAGATTTAATGGATGCAGGAGTAAATGCTGTTAAGGTTGGAGTGGGACCAGGATCAATTTGTACAACAAGAGTGGTTGCAGGAGTAGGAGTACCTCAATTATCAGCTGTTAATGATGTTTATGAAGTTTGTAAAAATAGAGGAATTGGAGTTATAGCTGACGGTGGAATAAAATTATCTGGAGATATGGTAAAAGCACTTGCGGCAGGAGCAGACTGTGTAATGTTAGGTGGACTTTTAGCTGGAACAACGGAGGCCCCAGGTGAAGAAATGATTTATGAAGGAAGAAGATATAAGGTTTATGTTGGAATGGGATCTATGGTTGCTATGAGAAGAGGATCAAAAGATAGATATTTCCAAAACGATGCACAAAAGCTTGTACCTGAAGGAATAGAAGGAAGAGTTTCTTATAAAGGAAGTTTAAAAGATGTAGTGTTCCAACTGTGCGGTGGAGTAAGAGCTGGAATGGGATATTGTGGAACTCCAACTATAGAAGATTTAAAAATAAATGGAAAGTTTGTTAAAATAACTGGAGCAGGACTTAAAGAAAGTCACCCTCACGATATAATAATAACAAAAGAAGCACCAAATTATTCTAAATAA
- a CDS encoding HD domain-containing phosphohydrolase — MKKIILLVFILLNTYMFAEKNINIGIPTNYTDMFLYKDLDKGEYQGVYVDIISEMNEKLQLFKEVKYSLNGETDATNDIVLRTIETTQGAKKYTYIDTPMIYRIAIVVKKTSKLTNIGDMKSLKVAYIPGNHGIREITERYNGINLEKVEVKNLDEGLEYLGAGAVDAFIVQDWSDKNSGENNFKIIENFKYNEQLAVKNELGDSSLKIKKFIEELPAEKLQNIIKENRVKFYKYLLKDTPSYEYVLENYKDIKVRIGKDEFMLPFYYKQKNTYQGLTVNIIKELENIIGVPFVYTKEEDFDVDGIAIENIGGKSTYNYTKPYYEMKLSIANRKSDGFVQSISDLDKSKVLVLKGDYSYEYLKKVLKGSELIQVETYDEGLDKLLNQEGDYLVGYFNILTGAITNNFLDEKIKVAGILNESFGVSLAIKKSDGALSNLLGTILESFTVDKTVANNELLKNSIVAQNYRLIAKIAIPSIIFILVLIALIIKSEKNRKKAEELSYSLIEVLEMANQLNDEDTGDHVKRLGMYSTLLSQKINVSEKLGADIKRFSSLHDIGKVAIPSEILKKPSKLTDEEFKKVKEHVNIGHDLVKKLKLGSVAENIVRYHHEKWDGTGYPLGLKGEDIPLEARIVSIVDVYDALRQNKSHREGISHEEALEIIKSQKGKSFDPDLVDAFVKNDKEFEKIYEENKEALNLATEFYSAIKNK; from the coding sequence ATGAAAAAAATAATTTTATTAGTATTTATTTTATTAAATACGTACATGTTTGCAGAAAAAAATATAAATATAGGTATTCCAACAAATTATACGGATATGTTTTTGTATAAAGACTTAGATAAAGGTGAATATCAGGGAGTTTATGTTGATATTATTTCTGAAATGAATGAAAAACTACAGCTTTTTAAAGAGGTGAAATATTCTCTTAATGGAGAAACCGATGCTACAAATGATATTGTATTAAGAACAATAGAAACTACACAAGGTGCTAAAAAATATACTTATATAGATACACCAATGATTTATAGAATTGCAATAGTCGTAAAAAAAACTTCTAAGTTGACAAATATAGGAGATATGAAATCTCTAAAAGTAGCATACATTCCAGGTAATCATGGTATTAGAGAAATTACAGAAAGATACAATGGTATAAATTTAGAGAAAGTAGAAGTTAAAAATTTAGATGAAGGATTGGAATATTTAGGTGCTGGGGCTGTAGACGCTTTTATAGTTCAAGATTGGAGTGATAAAAACTCAGGAGAAAATAATTTTAAAATAATAGAAAATTTTAAATATAATGAACAGCTTGCAGTAAAAAATGAATTAGGAGATAGTTCTTTGAAGATAAAAAAATTCATAGAGGAGCTACCTGCAGAAAAATTACAAAATATAATAAAAGAGAATAGAGTTAAATTTTACAAGTATCTTTTAAAAGATACACCAAGTTATGAGTATGTTTTAGAAAATTATAAAGATATAAAAGTGAGAATAGGAAAAGATGAGTTCATGCTTCCTTTTTACTATAAGCAAAAGAATACTTACCAAGGGTTAACAGTAAATATAATAAAAGAGTTAGAAAATATTATAGGGGTTCCATTTGTTTATACCAAAGAAGAAGATTTTGATGTTGATGGTATCGCTATTGAAAATATTGGTGGAAAAAGTACTTATAACTATACAAAACCTTATTATGAAATGAAATTATCGATTGCAAATAGAAAATCAGATGGATTCGTTCAAAGTATTTCAGATTTAGATAAATCAAAGGTTTTAGTATTAAAAGGTGATTATAGTTATGAATATTTAAAAAAAGTTTTAAAAGGTAGTGAGTTAATCCAAGTTGAAACATATGATGAAGGATTAGATAAACTATTAAATCAAGAAGGCGATTATTTAGTTGGATACTTTAATATTTTAACAGGTGCAATAACTAATAATTTTTTAGATGAAAAAATAAAAGTTGCTGGAATATTGAATGAATCTTTTGGTGTAAGTTTAGCTATAAAAAAATCAGATGGAGCACTTTCAAATCTATTGGGCACAATATTAGAAAGTTTTACAGTTGATAAAACAGTTGCAAATAATGAACTATTAAAAAACTCAATAGTTGCACAAAACTATAGATTAATAGCAAAAATTGCAATTCCTAGTATTATATTTATATTAGTATTAATAGCCCTTATAATAAAATCAGAAAAAAATAGAAAGAAGGCAGAAGAACTAAGTTACTCATTGATAGAAGTTTTAGAAATGGCAAACCAATTGAATGATGAGGATACAGGAGACCACGTTAAAAGATTGGGTATGTATTCAACATTATTATCTCAGAAAATAAACGTATCAGAAAAATTAGGTGCTGATATTAAGAGGTTTTCATCTCTTCATGATATAGGTAAGGTTGCAATACCATCGGAAATATTAAAAAAACCTTCTAAACTGACAGACGAAGAGTTTAAAAAGGTAAAAGAACATGTAAACATAGGGCATGATCTTGTAAAAAAATTGAAATTAGGAAGTGTTGCAGAAAATATTGTTAGATACCACCATGAAAAATGGGATGGAACAGGATATCCTTTAGGTTTAAAAGGTGAAGATATTCCTTTAGAAGCAAGAATAGTTTCTATTGTGGATGTTTATGATGCTTTGAGACAGAATAAATCACATAGAGAAGGAATATCTCATGAAGAAGCTTTAGAGATAATAAAAAGTCAAAAAGGAAAGAGTTTCGATCCAGATTTAGTAGATGCTTTTGTTAAAAATGATAAAGAATTTGAAAAAATTTATGAAGAAAATAAGGAAGCATTGAATTTGGCTACAGAGTTTTACTCTGCAATAAAAAACAAATAA